In Nocardioides sp. InS609-2, a single genomic region encodes these proteins:
- a CDS encoding MBL fold metallo-hydrolase — MKLTVVGCSGSYPGPESPASCYLLESEHEGRTWRVVMDLGNGALGALHRYADPLAIDAVLLSHLHADHCLDLCGYHVLRKYHPRGPQPRIPVWGPDGTADRMARAYDLPLDPGMTEEFDFRVWNGSVTIGPFSVEPIQVDHPVPAYGLRISDGGGVLAYSGDTGPCAGLDEVARGADLFLAEASFQEGDDNPPSLHLTGAECADTATRSGAKQLVLTHVPPWHDARVVLDEATAAYAGPIELAVPGAVYDLSAARG, encoded by the coding sequence ATGAAGCTCACCGTCGTCGGCTGCTCCGGCTCCTACCCCGGCCCCGAATCGCCGGCCAGCTGCTACCTGCTCGAGAGCGAGCACGAGGGCCGCACCTGGCGGGTCGTCATGGACCTCGGCAACGGCGCGCTCGGCGCCCTCCACCGGTACGCCGACCCGCTGGCCATCGACGCCGTGCTGCTGAGCCATCTGCATGCCGACCACTGCCTGGACCTCTGCGGCTACCACGTGCTCCGCAAGTACCACCCGCGTGGCCCGCAGCCGCGGATCCCGGTGTGGGGCCCCGACGGCACGGCCGACCGGATGGCGCGCGCCTACGACCTGCCGCTCGACCCCGGCATGACGGAGGAGTTCGACTTCCGGGTCTGGAACGGCTCGGTGACCATCGGGCCGTTCTCCGTCGAGCCGATCCAGGTCGACCACCCCGTGCCGGCGTACGGACTGCGCATCAGTGACGGTGGCGGCGTGCTTGCCTACAGCGGCGACACCGGCCCGTGTGCCGGGCTCGACGAGGTGGCGCGCGGGGCCGACCTGTTCCTTGCGGAGGCGTCCTTCCAGGAGGGCGACGATAACCCGCCCTCGCTGCATCTCACCGGCGCCGAGTGCGCCGACACCGCCACGCGTTCTGGCGCGAAGCAGCTGGTGCTCACCCATGTCCCACCCTGGCACGATGCGCGAGTGGTGCTCGACGAGGCGACGGCGGCGTACGCCGGCCCGATCGAGCTGGCCGTCCCCGGAGCGGTCTACGACCTCTCTGCCGCGCGCGGCTGA
- the murI gene encoding glutamate racemase: MPAVTADAPIGIFDSGFGGLTVARSVIDQLPHESIVYLGDTARQPYGAKPIGEVREYALECLDHLVEQGVKALVIACNSASAAMLRDARERYDVPVVEVILPATRRAVAASRTGHIGVICTRATAESLAYDDAFAAAPHVTLTTRACPRFVDFVEAGVTSGDELMAAAHDYLDPLVADGVDTLILGCTHYPLLTGVISYVMGDGVTLVSSAEECAKDVYQLLVRHDLMSGPGEPSYTFLTTGSPDEFETIGRRFLGPELHAAHQYAGGRA, translated from the coding sequence GTGCCAGCAGTGACCGCAGACGCGCCGATCGGCATCTTCGACTCCGGCTTCGGTGGACTCACCGTGGCCAGGTCGGTCATCGACCAGCTGCCGCACGAGTCGATCGTCTACCTAGGCGACACCGCCCGGCAGCCCTACGGTGCGAAGCCGATCGGCGAGGTCCGCGAGTACGCCCTCGAGTGCCTCGACCACCTCGTCGAGCAGGGCGTCAAGGCGCTGGTCATCGCGTGCAACTCCGCCAGCGCCGCGATGCTGCGCGACGCCCGAGAGAGGTACGACGTGCCCGTGGTCGAGGTGATCCTCCCGGCCACCCGGCGCGCGGTCGCCGCCAGCCGCACCGGCCACATCGGCGTCATCTGCACCCGCGCCACCGCCGAGTCCCTGGCGTACGACGACGCGTTCGCCGCCGCCCCGCACGTGACCCTGACGACCCGCGCCTGCCCGCGCTTCGTCGACTTCGTCGAGGCCGGCGTCACCAGTGGCGACGAGCTGATGGCGGCCGCCCACGACTACCTCGACCCGCTGGTCGCCGACGGCGTCGACACCCTGATCCTGGGCTGCACCCACTACCCGCTGCTGACCGGCGTCATCTCCTACGTCATGGGCGACGGGGTCACGTTGGTCAGCTCCGCCGAGGAGTGCGCGAAGGACGTCTACCAGCTGCTCGTGCGCCATGACCTGATGAGCGGCCCCGGCGAGCCGTCGTACACGTTCCTGACGACGGGGAGCCCCGACGAGTTCGAGACGATCGGGCGCCGCTTCCTCGGGCCCGAGCTGCACGCCGCCCACCAGTACGCCGGGGGCCGCGCATGA